From a single Lentisphaera profundi genomic region:
- a CDS encoding serine/threonine-protein kinase gives MASGNMGTVYSATQVNLNRKVAIKILFEHTTEDQDFLRGFFREAQAAAAFTHQNIVQAYDVGQTEDKLYYFAMELVDGGDVLELIKQHDSIIYKDALPLITGIAEGLHYGNTTRQLTHGDLKPANILITRQGEAKLADLGLARMGGEIQGESDGIMLTPMYAAPEMILDQWKNGDPRADIYSFGATLYHMLAGHPPFEHDSYEEILRMQIEETHISLKKAKAKIPQGVSDFVDHLLQKDLNDRPQTWAEVIQALRQLQVKANSYQIAGEKNRKSKIYDRVKANNDKSKKTLIAAIASFFILAIVALFLINIDRGAPPVKKLEEKKLITPDNTVSSNTNATENLLTKNASPIKAPQTSPSAKKAKKLKKQKPKALKKTNNELKTPPKKLKESENLNKAKEIKKLAENKTTIKSPPPISLAQKDKQDKKNKQLAINKKLALHLEALSSNKHGNISQHIKKISVLLANNTYAQNLSIHFYEALKNLSENETKEYRIKSFDMQDITFVAQKIYGPVEETIPLDSKEAHLVIAKASTELIENFNSPDKNILMLYTLTNPSKSALIKAKLNNKSAFNDFLKTVLECNKQ, from the coding sequence ATTGCTAGCGGCAATATGGGTACGGTATATTCAGCTACACAAGTAAACCTCAACAGAAAAGTTGCCATCAAAATTCTTTTTGAGCACACTACTGAGGATCAGGACTTCCTGAGAGGTTTCTTTCGCGAAGCCCAGGCTGCTGCGGCTTTTACACATCAAAACATTGTCCAAGCATATGATGTCGGCCAAACTGAAGATAAACTCTATTACTTCGCGATGGAACTTGTTGATGGCGGTGATGTCTTAGAATTAATTAAACAGCACGATTCTATTATCTACAAAGATGCATTGCCGCTAATAACCGGAATTGCCGAAGGTTTGCACTATGGCAATACAACCCGCCAACTTACTCATGGCGACCTCAAACCTGCTAATATACTTATTACCCGTCAAGGAGAAGCTAAATTAGCTGATTTAGGTTTAGCACGAATGGGTGGTGAAATCCAAGGCGAAAGCGATGGGATTATGCTCACACCCATGTATGCCGCACCAGAAATGATTCTCGATCAATGGAAGAATGGTGATCCTCGAGCCGATATTTATTCCTTTGGTGCTACCTTATATCATATGCTCGCAGGGCACCCACCTTTTGAACATGATTCCTATGAAGAAATTCTTCGTATGCAAATAGAAGAAACTCATATCTCTCTAAAAAAAGCGAAAGCAAAAATCCCTCAAGGGGTTTCCGACTTTGTCGATCACCTATTACAAAAAGACCTAAATGACCGTCCACAAACCTGGGCTGAAGTCATCCAAGCACTTCGCCAACTCCAAGTTAAAGCGAATTCATACCAAATAGCGGGTGAAAAAAATCGTAAGTCGAAAATATACGACCGTGTCAAAGCCAATAATGACAAAAGTAAAAAAACTTTAATTGCGGCTATCGCCAGTTTTTTTATACTGGCTATCGTAGCTCTCTTTCTGATCAATATTGACCGAGGCGCCCCTCCCGTGAAAAAACTGGAAGAAAAAAAACTGATTACTCCTGACAACACAGTCAGCAGTAATACTAATGCTACCGAAAATCTACTAACAAAAAATGCCTCTCCAATTAAAGCTCCTCAGACTTCACCTTCTGCTAAGAAAGCCAAAAAGTTAAAAAAACAAAAGCCAAAAGCCTTAAAAAAAACGAATAATGAACTAAAGACTCCGCCAAAAAAACTCAAAGAAAGTGAAAATTTGAACAAGGCTAAGGAAATTAAAAAGCTAGCGGAAAATAAAACCACCATTAAATCACCTCCACCAATTTCCTTGGCTCAAAAAGATAAACAGGATAAAAAAAATAAGCAGCTTGCCATCAATAAAAAATTAGCTCTTCATCTCGAAGCTCTTTCAAGTAATAAGCATGGTAACATTAGCCAACACATAAAAAAAATCTCTGTTCTTTTAGCGAATAATACTTATGCTCAAAACTTAAGTATCCATTTCTATGAAGCCCTAAAAAACTTAAGTGAAAACGAAACGAAAGAATACCGTATAAAATCCTTTGACATGCAAGACATCACTTTTGTTGCGCAGAAAATCTATGGTCCCGTTGAAGAAACTATTCCTTTGGATAGTAAAGAAGCTCATCTTGTGATTGCTAAGGCAAGTACCGAATTAATTGAAAACTTCAATTCTCCCGATAAGAATATCTTAATGTTATATACCCTAACTAACCCATCTAAGTCAGCTCTTATCAAAGCAAAGCTAAACAATAAAAGTGCTTTTAATGATTTCCTGAAAACTGTCCTCGAGTGTAATAAACAATGA